The window TGGCAGTTCCTTTTAAGTTATTAGCGGCTTTACTGATATCGCGGGCCGGTACCATTACAGTTGCGCCGGCCGCAGCCAGTGTTTTTACCGTTTGGAGGCCAATGCCCGCATAACCACCCGTAACAATGGCAGTTTTGCCATTAAGATCAATCCCTTTTATAACATCATGAACAGTAGATGTTGCATTAAACCCCGATTGGAGCGGTTGCTGTAGGGCTCCGTTATAATTGTCTTTTAAGTTCATCGTTTTTTAATTTTATTTTCAAGACAAAACTAAGGGAGCCAGGAAAAAGCAGGTTTGTTTAAAACATCAAACCGCTTTGTTTAAAACGTCAAAAAAAACAGGAGCGAAACAAATGGCCTTTTGTGCTTTGCTTTATTAAAGCCCACTTTTGTTCCATCGCATGCAAAACAACATCATTAGCCCTATTGTCAATTTAAAAGTTTTATTTATCATTGCGTCACAAAAACGCATAGGGGCACCCCTGTTCAATAAACCGGTTATAACATTACATTTCTTCTTGTATTTCAATAAAATAAAGCATATTTATAATTCGTGCCGCGTTGGCACGGCCAAAGCCATACAAAACCTTTAACACGCTTAAACTAATGACCCAAACTCCTGCGTACCTCGAATCAAAAAGCCATTATAAAATTTTAGACGGACTGCGCGGTGTAGCCGCCCTGTTAGTGGTAACCTTCCATATTCTGGAGGCCAATAATGGTGGCAGCCGCTTTGCCCAGATCATTAATCACGGCTACCTTGCTGTCGATTTCTTTTTCCTGCTTTCGGGCTTTGTTGTGGCCTATGCTTATGATGATCGTTGGGGCAAAATGGGTCAATGGGATTTTTATAAACGCAGGCTTATCCGGTTGCAGCCAATGGTTATCATGGGCAGTATTATTGGCGCCATATTTTTTTATCTGCAGGCATCGCCTACGGTGTTCCCGCTGATAAGCGCCACGCCCGTTTGGAAAATGCTGCTGGTTATGGTTATTGGTTGTACACTAATCCCGATACCCATATCAATGGATATACGCGGCTGGCAGGAGATGCACCCGCTGGATGGCCCGGCCTGGTCGTTGTTTTTTGAGTACATAGCCAATATTTTGTACGCGGTAATTGTGCGCCACTTTTCAAAAACAGTACTTGCCATATTTGTGGCCATATTTGCCGGCTTGCTTATCAACTACCTGGTAACCGGGCCGCAGGGCGATGTTATAGGTGGCTGGAGTATCAATAAACAGCAGATGAGCATAGGCTTTACCCGTTTGCTTTACCCGTTTTTTGCCGGGATACTGCTTTCGCGCTTAGGAAAGCTTATCCATATTAAAAGCGCGTTCGCTGTGTGTAGCATACTTGTTTTTATTGTACTGGCTATCCCCAGAATTGGCGGCACCGAACACCTTTGGATGAACGGTTTATACGAAGCATTTGTTATTATTATCATGTTCCCGCTTATTGTTGCCATTGGTGCCGGCGGCGAGCTTACTGGCAAAACAGCCACAAAAGTGTGCCAGTTTTTTGGCGATATTTCTTATCCCATTTATATAACCCACTACCCTTTAATTTATTGGTACACCGCCTGGGTTATTGATAATAAAGTACCCATGGGCTACAGCCTTTGCATTGGCTCGGTTGTGCTGGTTAGCAGCATAGCCATTGCTTATGCCTGCCTTAAACTGTACGATGAACCTGTTCGCGAATGGCTCAGGAAACGTTTTTTGGTAAAAAAAGCATAAAGATAAATGCTATGCACTGCATCAATTATAAAGGGGGAGACTTACGAAGTATCCCCCTTTTTGTTTTTAGTTTGCAGCTTTATTCTCGAAAAACCGCTTCTGGGTTTTCAGGGCCCCATCTAATGATTTTTGAATATAGGCAATTCCCTCTATCGCTTCAGGGGTTGATGCTCTTTGCCCAATTTCTGCCGGGTTGGTAAAATCAACCTCTTCAACGCGTTGATTAATCCACCAAAGGTTGCCAAAGGGATCTAAAACCCGGCAAACCTTTTCTCCAAAATAAAGCGTAGTTATGTCGGTAACCGATTTAGCGCCCAGTTCTAAAGCTTTTTGATAGGCGCTTTCAACATCGTCCACATACAAATTCAAAAACGACGGCGTTGATGCCCAATCCGTTCTTGAATCAAATAACATAACCAAGGCGTTTCCAATTTTCACTACCACATGTATAATTACGCCTTCATCATTGGTAATCCTGCTATTTGGAACTTCCCTGGCATCAAATGCCGCTATCAAAAAGGCAATTAAATTGACCGATGATGGCGATATGATCCATGGCGTTATTGATGTATAATCATCTGGTACCGTTTTGATTTTTTGCGAACCGAAGCTTTTCATGATTTTCCGTTTTAATTTTTAACGAAATTACCGGTAGGCAATGACAGCCCTATGTCAGCAGTATTGAAATTAATTTTTAATGGAGGAAGAACGAAAACCGGCGGGAGACCAAAGTTTTTAAAACTGCGCATGCAAGGAGTTTACAACAGGTGATAAGTATTTGGCTGAAGCCTAAAGGGAAGAGCTTTAAGCAGTCTCTTTCGATAAGCTCCTGATGACAGAAGTGGTGTTGTAAAACCCCTAAAAAGCCTCGTTCAAACCCAAAAAGAAGCCTTTTGAGCCAAACTTGCCAAAGGCATAGTCGAGG is drawn from Mucilaginibacter ginsenosidivorax and contains these coding sequences:
- a CDS encoding VOC family protein produces the protein MKSFGSQKIKTVPDDYTSITPWIISPSSVNLIAFLIAAFDAREVPNSRITNDEGVIIHVVVKIGNALVMLFDSRTDWASTPSFLNLYVDDVESAYQKALELGAKSVTDITTLYFGEKVCRVLDPFGNLWWINQRVEEVDFTNPAEIGQRASTPEAIEGIAYIQKSLDGALKTQKRFFENKAAN
- a CDS encoding acyltransferase family protein, which translates into the protein MTQTPAYLESKSHYKILDGLRGVAALLVVTFHILEANNGGSRFAQIINHGYLAVDFFFLLSGFVVAYAYDDRWGKMGQWDFYKRRLIRLQPMVIMGSIIGAIFFYLQASPTVFPLISATPVWKMLLVMVIGCTLIPIPISMDIRGWQEMHPLDGPAWSLFFEYIANILYAVIVRHFSKTVLAIFVAIFAGLLINYLVTGPQGDVIGGWSINKQQMSIGFTRLLYPFFAGILLSRLGKLIHIKSAFAVCSILVFIVLAIPRIGGTEHLWMNGLYEAFVIIIMFPLIVAIGAGGELTGKTATKVCQFFGDISYPIYITHYPLIYWYTAWVIDNKVPMGYSLCIGSVVLVSSIAIAYACLKLYDEPVREWLRKRFLVKKA